CAATATTTGCTATGATTATctatgaccaaaatattttttgccaTTGTTTTTTGATATAGCTAATGTTTTGACTTTGCTTAAGAATTAATGGCTAATAGTCATTGCAATTAGCATTTgacatagttttttttcttttgataatagtaattattcataacagaatatcatatttcttttattactaATACGTTGAAATGATCTAAAATGCTTTCCAAATTGAATGAAGTGAACTTATGAACTTATAGAAATGAAGTGAATAGGGGGacctatttataaaagttggAAAGGTATCATTTAATAGACATGTCCAACCAGCGAGGATGTTTTTGAAAGATTATGACCTTTCATTAGAATAAACACATCATTTCATCCAAAGGACATACCACTTCACTCAAATGGACATATCGTTTCATTCAAAGGGTTTTACCCAATAGACACATTATTTCAACCGAAGAATACAACTATCCAGTTGGTTAAATACGGTTGGATGATGATTAGGCGCCATCAACCATCATACACGTATCACGAACTTTTATGTGTCCACACCGTAACCAATCACTTGCATGATTTacgataaatttattaaataaatttattatttaatttgtcattCACTATTTTTCAACAATCCCACATGAATGGAAATTAATGTATATGAACATGCACACACTTAAGAGAGTTTCAAATGAGAACTCATTGCATCAAGAAAGGTAGCTTGTGACTTTGAACCTTCCTTAGAGGAATACCATCATATTTACTTGGTTAATCAGTGAGCATGATGTCTTGAACTGTTCAGCCGTTGGTGTAAACTAAGACAATAGTACCCCCACAATACCTTCTCTAATATCTTTGGTTCTCACAATTACGTCCATTTTGGCCCTGGACATCATTTTGGATTCATATGTGTTTTCCATTTGAAGCGGCCCATCTTCACACTTATATAGGTGATCTCCTATTCTTACTTAATTTAGTATAGGAATCATTAAAAGCTTATAGCTTACCCTCTACCCTTTAGCTAGGCACTAAATTTCATAGGAACAGGAAGGAGTAAAACTCCAAGTGCTTTTTCACAATCTTTATAACTTGGTTGTACCATTAAACCAAGATTTTGGGATCTCCAGTTAACAAGGTTGGGTTACCgctataaaaattttattaatgggTTTTAATTCCTTTCCCCTCAAGGAACAATATCCTTGATCTCTAAGAATGTCTTTCGTTAATGAatcaattagatttttttgaCTTGATATAGTCaatgaatataatttcacTAGAGATCTATTGTCTTATGGTATTATATCTTTGAACGTTTATGTCTAGATATACCATTATACTAAGCTTTGTGCCCTTTTTGTAATCGACTGACTATCACAATATATTGCTATTGCAGGCACTTGCTTTGTCCAACAAGGAATATCCTCCTAGAAATTATGAAGCCAATCAGCTTCTTCtctaactttatttaaaactGTATACTCTGACTCCATATGAAAACGAACtatataagtttattttgAGAACTTTCAAGACACTGCACCACCTCCAAAGGTGAATACATAACCATTTGAGGACTTAGTGTTTTTGGTGTCAAGTATCCAATTTGGCATCACTTTGTTCACTGAATAGGCATTATCATAATGAGCGTATTTCACGATTTATATTAATCTACCAATCGTTCTTGAATATTCAATTTAACATCCGTGTTCATCTTGATTCTTTGTTAAGTATAGATTGCGATCCATAGGAGTCTTAGCAGGTGAATTTGtcataaatattgaattttctaaatataatccAACATAATAAGACTATGATAAAAcaagtttataagatgttttttaGAAATCTTAATCTCTAATATTGTGTCAGTTAAATTTTATGTCTTttatatccaaatattttgtcaatacTTTCTTGGTAGCCAAAAATAAtgtcattttttctttatcaataTGTCATCTACATATAGACAGACTGTAACAAAGGATCCGGAAGTGCCTTTAACATCGACACATTTATTACACTCATTGACCCTGAAGTCATTTGACCATATtgttttgtcaattttttcatgCCATTGTTTAGAATCTTGTTTAAGTCTGTACAACAACTTTATAGACCATCTTTTCTAGGCCAGGAATGACAAATCCTTGAGGTTCTTCCACTAACTCATCATTTAAGAATGATAACTTACGTCCATTTGTAGTTTTCCTCTTAGAATTCCCAAAACAAAACTTTTGCAATTTTCCTCTTAGGATTCCTCTTAGCAATATACGTTGTTCAATGTATCACACATGTCATTGAAGATGTAATTTCTATATAGGAAATCCTATCTCCCCATGCATAGGGGTggcaacgagtcgagctcgactatttttgtcgagctcgagctcaagctcgcTTGATTTCGAGATTGAGCTCAACTCCTATAtattgagctcgagctcaatctgacgagctcgagctcaaactgtttttttttttttaaaatttttatttattattattattattatttttattagattaaataatgggaatcatcaattttttacataaatttataagtaataaaataaattatataatgcatactatattattgtttattattattattattagattaaataatgggaatcaccaattttttacataaatttataagtaataaagtaaattgtataatgcatactatattattgttattattattattattagattaaataatgggaatcaccaattttttacataaatttataagtaataaaatagattgtataatgtatactatattataaatataccaaaatatagtataaatttctaatttattgttataaatataaactactgattagtttagtagtaatataattagtaaattgtacaaaaaaaaatcattttgtacagtttaaagttattagaaaagtatcaattatctgaaataatgcaattaaaatacataaaagtattttatagttgaaattaatatatgttcacaatttgcaaaacttatatatttataaatgatagtataacattgatgtaactatcattttacattgttgaacaatatgggttaatcgggccatcaaaattcagatcagaccgatagatatgataaaacttacagaaaaatacatttagtaaagttttagacttattggatatacggatgtcgagatatcgtactcgaaatgtaagagtaatcattcaatacggtgtatcgttgatttagaccatgtgattttaaatcataccgtctgatatgatctaatggatacaatcttgtatatatttaaatttcatatgaatcgggtgcccgaaattttaaaatatcataatcattgattaatttttttaatttcattatatatataataaaataataattaaaattgttcaaccatcatcatcaccatcattattattattattattgttattgttattattatcattattattattatttttagattaattcataggaattactaaatttcgacataaatttataaataataaaaaatcataagtgaattacttgtcaatttaaaaaatgtataacgtaatacaaatatatattaaaatataacataaagtttatatatatcatattaaataataattttaattataaaaaatattataatttactaagttgttgattacatttatttttatataaagattaaatgtataaataaaagtaccataatttattattatccaaaataaaatgtatgatattgatataaaagtaccataatttattattatccaaaataaaatgtatgatattgattaataattataatatatggttaattttgattataaaattgatcaaataataaatataaaattaaatatataaaaaattaaaaaaataaaaatatataaaaaaataaaaaaaatattgaccagctcgcgagctggtAAACAGCTATAACTGAGCTCGAGCATTCGAACTCGAGTCGATCTCAAaatcgagccggctcgactcatctgccacccctaatTCAAAGCAGGCCTCTTTTAGGCATTAGTTTCCCCTTCAGAAATAATAGGGGCTCCATTCATTTTAAGAATCTTACTAGCTTCAGATGTAGTGAAGTAGAACGACATCTTTTAATGCCATCACTTAAAGTCATTGTCGGAGAATTTCTCCAGCCTCTACCCTTGGCTAGTAATTGCCTATACCACAACTGGTTGGAAACCGCAGAAATCGAATTAGCAACCACCAATTTAAAGACTTccataatacaaaaaaaaattgattgttttaaatataaagagtTTAACTCTTATCTCGactttataatacataaatttcatatatccCTTATTTTTTCCTAACAATTAATACTCCAAATTTCATTAACTAAATTAAGCCTAATTATCTCCTAACCCACTATATAATTTCAAGAGTTTGAAACTCAAGTGGTGACAATCACATCAAATGAGGctctaaatttagaaaatttgacCTAATTTCAATCAATTTCGTGTGTTGGAGAAACTTGCACAAAAATGAGGTGTGATGAGTTATTAGAATCAATTTTCCTCCCAAAGCCGAAAAGTTTGACAAAGATGTAATAAATGTGAGATGTCATCATCCAAACACATAACTAATCCATTTGACAATGTCTTGAGGAAATTCATAAACTAGTTTTTATTATGCAACCGACCAAAAGTACAAAGTCAAACTACtctttgaaattcaaaatattttgttttttccaattaaaaagtaattttctttttaagtaaaataattaaaaaaaatgatttatccatatttgaatttataattaaaatggtaTGGAATAAGATATAGTCAAGGGCAGGCAAGAcatgaaattacataattaccCCTTTGGGGAGCGAACCATAAATACATCTTAAGGTTTTGGTAGTTGGTTAAAATGGTAATTAtactccttttcttttttttctttttctttttcttaaccATAATTGGAgaatttaacatataaataaCACCTCCATATATAAGATGAAACCATGATGTTTTTAccacaattaattttagattgaCATGATGTCAAAAGATGGTTATTATGATACTTTTCAATATATCTTTGTCTGTATTGCAAACTGactcttaaaaaataaataatattttttcatcccTTGAATACATAGATACctctaaaaaatacaaaagttcAAAGAGGGGTCTGTGAGAAGGCCTAGACGAGCATGGACTATAATACATCAATactctgaaaaattatttaatatagtGTCGGATACGTATTGGACATCAATACTCTTCGAATAAGTTTCGGACATATGTCGAAcgcataaaaattaaaaagaaaaaagaaaaaatggacatGTGTGCCCGACACAttaagttttgaatttttttataatttcaaaaagttttgggctattttttttaaaaaaaataactcactcatctcatctaaaagtttcaaaaataaattaataaaaatttgggagatggtttaattaatttgaatattaaatatttttttattgtgtattttaaaataaactaattatgtatatttttaaaccaTATTTGGTTACAAATATAGATGTAGgacatgcttattttatattttatcttgacATTCATGATAttgcatatttaaattttataaaaaattaagaatatatataataaaaatatatattatattgccGTGTCAATGTTGTGTTatgtcataatttttctatattttccgTATCGTATCGTGTTCGTACCGTCGTGTTTGTGTCCGTGCATTATAGTGCATGGAAGCCCAGGCCTAGGAGAGGGTTGTAGGATAGAAGCCTTTGATCTAGCACGAGGCCCTATCGAGAGGACCAAGCAACGCTGCATTAACAATCTGCTCTCAATCCAAAGGCATCGATGCCCAAGGAGACCCTTCCACACACCCTACCTTGGTGGTAAACACCCGCATCCACGGTGGTAGAATGATTCGCATGTTTGGAAGCACCCTAGGCCAACCAGTTGAAGTATCAATCGTTGCTAGCTAGGTAACCCAAGCCCAAAGGGATCTTAATTGGAGGCGCTATCCCAACTGCTTCGCCGAAAACTCAAACGACCTTATCCAAAGGCATCGGGCTTATTCCTAAGAAATGACTCTTATCCAAGGGATAACTCCATCTGTTGGGGACGACCAGAGTCTTGTGGAGTCCGAATAAGTCCTAGGGAGACTGGCCTCCTGCCAAGCGGCTAGGGGATTGCCTAAAAATATCGATACCCTCATTTTGAAGGGTAACTTTTATTACATGCTTACACAAGAACCTTGCATACTTATCAACTTACGCCTATTTTACTAccatttcatcattttcaatttattttaatgcaaaaaataaatttcttattctcGTACTGATTCTTAAAGGTCCCTTTAAAGCTtgcatcatatatattttgattaaggcatagtgattttttttttaattttttttaggagTTTTAAAATTGGTTCCCAATTTCTCATTTGGTACTCAAATCTATGACTTATTTTCTACAGGAATAAAGTAGCACCATTAAGCCACTTAATCATcccttaatatttttctattatttgaacataattttttttcaaataatatgaattttaaatgttGCATCTAGCAAAAATGGTTATATCAACTTATTAAAATGcacttatcaaattaataagaaaagcTTATTAATAATGGTAGTTGGGCATTCAATTATGTAAGAATTGTGGGCTCatgttgtaaattatatatatatatattaaattaatttcatctttGATATTTTCCATTGtgtataacttttaaattttttaattgtttgacATAAGCTTaggatttaaatttaaatagagaaaattgcGGCTGTAATCGTTCCACGTACATCCAAAAACAAAGGAAGTAGCACGTGTCACGCATCCAACGGCTGGATGACCATGACGTGAGACCGAGTAACGTACCAGCGTTAGTTTTTGGCCGTTGACTACTTTGCCTGTAGCTGCTCCAGTTTTCCCGGCAGGTGCACCAAAGACCACGTGTCGACTTCCTATTGGCTATACCGTTGCCGGTACGCGTTTCAAAGCGTGGTTTTAGCGTATCCCGCAgatactattatttatatatatagatactcTGACAAATTACAATGGAAAAGGAGAgtataaaattcttataagAGCAAAAGCTGATTCTTGATTGTTTCTGAATTGAATAATACTACTGTTTGCCTATCTTTTCTCCCTTTTTCTACCTATAAACAGAGCATTCTTGCACGGTTTCAGCTTCATTGAGTAACAAACTCCCTGTTGAAAACTGTCTCAAAACTTTTAGCACCAAAAAGGGTTTTGATTCTTGCCAGCTCTGTGTGTTTGTGGGATAGTGAGAGTGCTATTCTTGGTGAGTTTGTTTGGGATTGGTTTTGGGGTTCTTGAAATGTTTGATCATTGGTTTCAGCTGGGCTTTGTGTTgtgttgattcttgaattAGTTACTGCAGTACTTTTGTAGAAGATTTGGGATTTGGGGTTCTGCGATGGgggattttggattttatatgGTGATCTTTTGTGGGTTTTTGTGAGTGATTCTTGATGTTTTTGCTTTCCTTGTGGACTGATAATGGTTGGTCTTGATGTTGATTTCTGGAGTACTAATTCTAATTgaattcttgttcttgttaaGGTTTTAGGAATTTTTCGATGGCGGTGATGACGAATGGATTTCTTGAAGGCAGTCTGCCTGAGGAATTGATGCAGCTGCTATTGTCACTTGCTTCAAATTGGGGAGATGTGATTGATATTAGTACTTTGAAAGTAGTTCATCTGAGTGGCGCCATGACTAATGAGGTTTATAGAATTAGTTGGCCAACGAATACGGAAAATGTTCCAAGAACGGTTTTGGTTCGGATTTATGGTGATGGGGTCGAACTTTTCTTCAACCGGGATGAGGAAATTCGGACTTTTGAGTGTCTGTCGATGCACGGTTACGGGCCGAAGCTTCTTGGTCAGTTCCGGGAGGGGAGAGTTGAGGAGTTCATTCATGCCAGGGTATGTGAAACAATCAGAGTTTAATCTAGTATGAAGTAATTCAGGcatttcttctccattttctGCAGTAGAGACCTTCAATTGTTATTGTTCAAGAAGTAGAAAATTTCTTGATCTCAGATTCagtattttcttgtttgttgaAAGGCTAAAACTGGTCAAACACATGCATTAAAGATATTCTTTATCAGCACGGCAATTCTGTTATGTGTCATAAATCAATGGTTCCCCTGTTTATCTAGCTTCAACTTACATCTTGAATGCTTGTAGAGGGTCATGACTTTCCCCTGTTCAATAAGATGTTCGGCATATTGCTgtatattgttattaattgCAGTCGTAACACGCTATCGATCTTTTTGTTAACGACTATGACAACGTTGTTTAACTTCTGAACATGGTTTTATactcatttcttttcttctgctATCTTACTTGCAGACGCTATCAGCCGTAGACCTTCGTGATCCAGAAATATCTGACCTCATAGCAGCAAAAATGAGAGAGTTTCATAATCTTGATATGCCCGGTCCAAAGAACGTTCTGCTGTGGGACAGAATGAGGTACCAATCCGCAGCCAAAGGAGAAAAACAGAACTAGTTAACTTTTTGAAGAGGTTTCTGATTGCTGCATATGCTTTCTGCAGGAACTGGCTTAGCGAGGCGAAATGCTTGTGCTCTACTGATCATGTAAAGGAATATAACTTGGATCGCTTTGAAAAGGAGATCAGCCTACTAGAGAAGTCAATATCAGGAAGCCATCAAGAGATTGGTTTTTGCCACAACGACCTGCAATATGGTAACATAATGATCGATGAACAGAGGCGATCCATCACTATAATCGTATGTTTGCCTCACCTTACGAGCATAGAATAGCAACTACGTgaaatgatttcttttttatacaaGATCTTCCAGAAATAATATTTGCAATGGATGGTTTCCTCcattttccaatttctttttctccggcttacaatttttatttatgaggCTTAATAATGTGTTTTTTACAGGATTATGAATATGCGAGTTACAATCCTGTTGCATATGATATCGCGAATCACTTCTGCGAGATGGCTGCAAATTATCACACGGATACGCCTCATATCTTGGAATACAGCAAATATCCTGGTAAGTAATTGCTAgttcctttaaaaaaattttggcGTTAACTCACTGCCTGTATCCATCTGATATAGAATAGGACAACTCTTTATAATCAAGAACAATCACTTAGCTCTTCTGTTCAACACGGCAACAGGTCTAGAGGAGCGTCGAAGATTTGTGCAACAATACCTCAGATCAGCAGGTTGGTATCTCACCTTTGCAAAATTCCTCTCACACTGATGTACTTGACACTCTTTTTGCTATTTCCTCCATCAACAAACGAATAATACACTATCAAAAAGAGCACATGTCGAAACTTTGACCATTCAGCATAATTTTTGTGTATGCTATAGTAGCATTATTTACTAAAAGTGAGTAAGTAATATAACTTGAGCAAGCAACAGTTCCTTCTAAAGAAATAAGGCACCTAACATCCCAAGTCAAACATGTTAACATGTTAGTTACTGATGCTTACCTTTCCTAAATAAGGAACCTAAATATAgtcaacttttttctttctgatgATCAAAAGGGGGGAAAGAACGAAAAGGGAGAGAAGAGTAAAAGCACTTATTTCTTCCATGTGGTGTTAAATTTCTACCTTCCATTAGGATAAGAACAACCAACTTTTAACTTTGTAAGTATCCCACATCAGTAAAATTCTTAATGTGACCTTTGCAATGGGAAAAGATCAGTTTTGTGAGCTATCACATTGTCTGGTTTTTGGCATGTAGGGACAGCCTTGCTCTAAGCCAACCTGAACGCTAAGACTATGTATTTCTCTTGGTTTTCCCCCAAGGAATCTCATCGTTATCCAATTCCGGACTTTTAGCTTATTTCCCATTACACATTGAATAAGACCCCAGAAAATTGAACGACACTATGTTTACTGTTGTTGGAGTATGGAGTCTGACCCGGTAGTACACTTTTAACCCGACTAGCTAAGAAAAACCTTTTCTATCTACACTTTATTGCTAGGGGCGAATGTGTAAGTTTACATGTTTTTACAGATGCCATACTCATATATAGTTGATAGGATTGTATGAAAAGTTCTCTCATAGCATAAATGTTGGAACAATTCATCCTCCAAAAAAAACAtctttgttttgtgtttgatttttcttcttgtttttgcaCTTTTGTCTTTCAATTTCCTAACAAGTGCATCACACTCAAAAAACCAAGACGCTTCACATTTCACTAACATGTGCAGGGGATGAACCTAGTGACGCGGCCATCGAGCAGCTTGCAGATGATGTAGAGAAGTACACTCTTGCAAACCACATTTTCTGGGGACTATGGGGGCTAATCTCGGTAATGATCCACGACCTTACTATTCCTCTCCACGTACTATGCAAATGAAGGTAAAACGTATAGCATTTTaacacaagaaaatatttcttgatcGGCAGGCATATGTGAACCACATCGAGTTCGACTACAAGGAGTATGCGAGGCAAAGGTTTGAGCAGTACTGGTCGAGAAAGCGTGAGATCTTGGATGTGAAAGGAGTTGATGGTTTTGTAGAGCAGAGAAAGTGTGATCTTTAGTCCATTTGCAAAATTGGATGTATATAGTCTACTGTTACTCTACTCAGTAATATGTTTGTAGTTGAGAAAATGCTCTGCATGAATGTAACTTAGTAGATGTTTCAAGTGAATATCACTGATTTTTGTTTGTCTACACAACAGTTGTGTAATGATTTTTCATGTGGAAAAAGCTCTGGTTCTTATCAAAAGTGTTCAATTTCTTACAATACTTGCTAATCCAAGTGATGATCAGGTCAAAGGGAGAGGGATTTGTCACCACTTATGTTGGGAGCCTTTTGGGCTTTTCTCAAATAAAAGCAATATTtgactattatttttttataccgaaaataaaattaaaaaaaagaaagcttGTGCTTGCATCTTGTGTCGGTGAGGATTtctataattgataattaccGTCAAGAATCAATTTCGTTATTATAGGCGGTTTCCgtgagtatataaaaaaaactgtgatgtgaaataaagagaagaattatattgtaattataagtttactaaaaatataaaaagttttttaggaaaataaatatagagaagTTGGCATAGAGAGAAATATGGTGAGAaaatgttttttaataaaattgtgagattattaaaaaacttTGAATTACTATTCTGAccaaatttgttttgaaagaaataaatgaatttaagagtaaatttgagtattaaaaaattggtacgacaaaaggttttcttttataatagtaagTATAGATGTATGACTGCGCGTGAATGAATCAAAACATATGTTTAAATCTATAGATGCTTTgtatagaaaagaaagaatgatATAGAATTGTTCATAGTCGGATAAAccaatcaaaaacaaaaacagaatTTCAATAGATtcgaaaaattcaattcgattttgaatttttgtgtcGGTTTAcctaatattatcaaataccaaaatattaattttatatttaagttttatgtacatatttgtatatactaattctttttattattttacttgttaaaatttttaaaaaaaaagttataagaaacataaaattattatttttttcaaaaaaattgat
The window above is part of the Sesamum indicum cultivar Zhongzhi No. 13 linkage group LG2, S_indicum_v1.0, whole genome shotgun sequence genome. Proteins encoded here:
- the LOC105178768 gene encoding probable choline kinase 1, encoding MAVMTNGFLEGSLPEELMQLLLSLASNWGDVIDISTLKVVHLSGAMTNEVYRISWPTNTENVPRTVLVRIYGDGVELFFNRDEEIRTFECLSMHGYGPKLLGQFREGRVEEFIHARTLSAVDLRDPEISDLIAAKMREFHNLDMPGPKNVLLWDRMRNWLSEAKCLCSTDHVKEYNLDRFEKEISLLEKSISGSHQEIGFCHNDLQYGNIMIDEQRRSITIIDYEYASYNPVAYDIANHFCEMAANYHTDTPHILEYSKYPGLEERRRFVQQYLRSAGDEPSDAAIEQLADDVEKYTLANHIFWGLWGLISAYVNHIEFDYKEYARQRFEQYWSRKREILDVKGVDGFVEQRKCDL